The Methanosphaera stadtmanae DSM 3091 genome includes a window with the following:
- a CDS encoding DUF4013 domain-containing protein produces MDVSDIFKEVFNYIMEEHNRKSIIIIAVLCFVSTFLSNIDNGNGSLISLLLVLIITILIYGIGISIIESTLKNSNEIPKLDLKNNFLDGLRNYILTMVYALVPIIITIIIAIPLGLYSNFYKVALVAEKYPVGTSADVIMQALPRDVVMSLGIAFVVCMLIAVVLLIISMYFNYIAQARLAETGSIMEGLNIKELYNKIKSIGVGKYTIFFIILGILSNIITFIGVFIDAYIPIPIMALIYNTVTFLLMYRGIGLIYMEG; encoded by the coding sequence ATGGATGTATCAGATATCTTTAAAGAAGTATTTAATTATATTATGGAAGAACATAATAGAAAATCTATTATAATCATAGCAGTACTTTGTTTTGTCAGTACTTTTCTAAGTAATATTGATAATGGAAATGGTTCTCTAATTAGTTTACTATTAGTACTAATAATTACTATTTTAATATATGGTATTGGAATTTCTATTATTGAATCTACACTTAAAAATTCAAATGAAATACCTAAACTAGATCTTAAGAATAATTTTCTTGATGGACTAAGAAACTATATTTTAACTATGGTATATGCATTGGTACCTATTATTATTACTATAATAATAGCAATACCATTAGGATTATATTCTAATTTCTACAAAGTAGCTCTTGTTGCAGAAAAATATCCTGTTGGAACATCAGCTGATGTGATAATGCAAGCACTACCTAGGGATGTAGTAATGTCTTTAGGAATAGCTTTTGTTGTTTGTATGCTCATAGCAGTAGTACTTTTAATTATAAGTATGTATTTTAATTACATTGCACAAGCACGTCTTGCAGAAACTGGAAGTATTATGGAAGGACTCAATATCAAAGAATTATATAATAAAATTAAAAGTATTGGTGTGGGAAAATATACAATATTTTTCATTATATTAGGAATACTTAGTAATATAATTACTTTTATTGGTGTTTTCATAGATGCATATATTCCTATACCTATTATGGCATTAATTTATAATACAGTTACATTTTTATTAATGTATAGAGGTATTGGATTAATTTATATGGAAGGATAA
- a CDS encoding DUF4013 domain-containing protein, whose translation MEISDIIRDAFYYPIDNYKRWFMIAVVYAILLFISQFGSYMSVNYLAGNTSIIIITLLVSVIIQLILSGFMVSISKTTLNKNDTIPKFNLEKDLLNGIKKVIITIFYVLIAIIITLILAIPLGLYSNIAKVTSILSSMPSNYPTFFVLQSIPPETFKALEFSLGSVMVLFGVLLIVVSIFLFLAQVSLAETESIMAGCNIKALFNKMRRIGLGKFLTCLVMYAIIMFISLVLGMFVVVIPIYGVYIYYFIIVSFTSIFSARLAALIYMEG comes from the coding sequence ATGGAAATATCGGATATTATACGGGATGCATTCTACTATCCAATTGACAACTATAAAAGATGGTTTATGATAGCAGTAGTATATGCGATATTGTTGTTTATATCACAATTTGGTTCATATATGAGTGTTAATTATCTTGCAGGTAATACTAGTATCATAATAATTACTTTGTTAGTTTCAGTTATAATTCAACTTATATTAAGTGGATTCATGGTTTCAATTTCAAAAACAACACTTAATAAAAATGATACAATTCCAAAGTTTAATTTAGAAAAAGATCTTCTTAATGGAATTAAAAAGGTTATTATAACAATTTTTTATGTCTTAATTGCTATAATAATTACATTGATACTTGCAATACCACTTGGTTTATATTCTAATATTGCTAAGGTTACATCAATTCTAAGTTCTATGCCTAGTAATTATCCAACATTTTTTGTACTACAATCAATACCTCCAGAGACATTTAAAGCTCTTGAATTTAGTCTTGGTAGTGTAATGGTTTTATTTGGTGTATTACTCATAGTAGTTTCAATATTCTTATTCTTGGCTCAAGTAAGTCTTGCAGAAACTGAAAGTATTATGGCCGGATGTAATATAAAAGCATTGTTTAATAAAATGAGACGTATAGGATTAGGTAAATTTCTAACATGTCTTGTAATGTATGCTATTATAATGTTTATATCATTGGTTCTTGGAATGTTTGTAGTAGTAATACCTATATATGGAGTCTACATATATTACTTTATAATAGTTTCATTCACATCAATATTTTCAGCTAGACTAGCAGCTTTAATATATATGGAAGGATAA
- a CDS encoding Ig-like domain-containing protein, whose product MLNKKTTIFLLSLMILIISLSTISASDVVSVSVEDSVTHIDTQGKENIKTQEPITKDNNKTTYKKEKSSDLTKNTEKSIITDNKITNTEKSSTDIKSANIQDKSIKTVDKSVNLKKESVTHIVTNTTFNDFFNNGTLTDKVNAGDTLDFQGLFRTTNTTNYTMLITKPINMISSTHDSNISLNSTSKDFFGKDSGDSVSFYTGSSGSNVTGLYFYNTQIFVWTASNITFDNITKITENQKIGGGVGSFSIRANSTYITVKNSYFKTENSHGHSTLVGALASYCTFDNNTIQGDGMIGNLIYFTTYNIDVHDIYHTNEYNRITNNRLSAVIPQSICYAIVTSGCHNLIENNTINYRDGMGITIQWGSGAGEGEGSGMPTFDNIYRGNVLLNGTHFNPSSNSTVVNNSVDGNTYLNNNTIAYNNTFNSLEPIGIITISNSTINNLTFRKTSLNNSVIVENSNIGSVKFQAASSGYNTQNITLKNNNILGNMIVSELSGRVNNINITSNNITGILAFGDKKNQVITNISIINNRIISQLNYTVKTTQKSANITIKNNALFAKDVYGNDAVLNGAKEKESIIILNNMPTANKTNTTLTLDSFEPVKINKTFTITGKLTDNNSNAITNANILLIFNGVATVVKTNSEGVYSHDYVVDNFEENTLIVSDYDNGALNATYVSVKFNATKINTQITLNPIETPVINSNMIISGKLVDVDGNIIPDTTVALNINNNTYDLLVDSNGTFEYVYNVNSIETINITLSYSGNNSYNPSVNATSVNVRKIKTTITVTPINEYIGENITLTANLLNEYGNPVTGGNIVFKINGKTLRTDGKFNSDMPPMKFSVVNGIVTYTLNAESYLCNARNITATYSGSGIYEESRSSAVDIKLNKRIAFVNLTLNPSVAKQNDNIIFMVSVKDITPNTTNTIVKNGKMIFKINGKTLKDEDGNIIILNVTEGMLNFTYKVPLGLAATDNANNIRNYMVEAVYSNKIYTSYTKANTTFTLEKSDISFNYDIVTYNTTSKKLSIKANLTDYMGNLVVGTNKICIKVNEKSIMDENNQIKYFMINNGQIDLSDIQLTNNMVNSITLVTGQREAYNEVRNTTTIIENKP is encoded by the coding sequence ATGTTAAATAAGAAAACAACAATATTCCTATTGTCTCTTATGATTTTAATAATTAGCCTTTCTACAATAAGTGCTTCTGATGTAGTATCTGTTAGTGTTGAAGATTCAGTAACACATATAGATACTCAGGGAAAGGAAAATATTAAAACACAAGAACCAATTACAAAAGATAATAATAAAACAACATATAAGAAAGAAAAGTCAAGTGATTTAACAAAAAATACTGAAAAATCAATTATAACAGATAATAAAATAACAAATACTGAGAAATCATCAACTGATATAAAGAGTGCTAATATCCAAGATAAAAGCATTAAAACGGTTGATAAATCAGTTAATTTGAAAAAAGAATCTGTAACACACATAGTTACTAATACAACATTCAATGACTTCTTTAATAATGGTACTTTAACAGATAAAGTTAATGCTGGAGATACTTTAGATTTTCAGGGACTATTTAGAACTACAAATACTACAAATTATACAATGCTTATTACCAAACCAATTAATATGATTTCATCTACACATGATTCAAATATCTCACTAAATTCAACAAGTAAGGATTTCTTTGGAAAAGATTCTGGTGATTCAGTTTCATTCTATACTGGAAGTAGTGGAAGTAATGTTACTGGACTTTATTTCTATAATACACAAATATTTGTATGGACTGCATCTAACATAACCTTTGATAATATAACTAAAATTACTGAAAATCAAAAAATTGGTGGTGGAGTAGGAAGTTTCTCAATAAGAGCAAATTCTACCTATATAACAGTTAAAAATAGTTATTTTAAAACAGAAAATAGTCATGGACACAGTACTCTTGTAGGAGCATTAGCATCATACTGTACTTTTGATAATAATACAATTCAAGGTGATGGTATGATTGGTAACTTAATATACTTTACAACATACAATATTGATGTTCATGATATATATCATACAAATGAATATAATAGAATTACAAACAACAGACTATCTGCTGTAATTCCTCAATCAATATGTTATGCTATAGTAACCAGTGGTTGTCATAACTTAATTGAAAACAACACCATCAACTATAGAGATGGTATGGGTATTACAATACAATGGGGTAGTGGTGCTGGTGAAGGTGAAGGTTCTGGAATGCCTACCTTTGATAATATATATAGAGGTAATGTTTTATTAAATGGAACACATTTCAATCCATCATCTAACAGTACTGTAGTTAATAATAGTGTTGATGGAAACACATACTTAAACAATAATACAATAGCATATAACAATACATTTAATAGCTTAGAACCAATTGGTATAATAACAATATCTAATTCAACAATAAATAACTTAACATTTAGGAAAACAAGTCTAAATAACTCAGTTATTGTTGAAAATTCCAATATTGGCTCAGTTAAATTCCAAGCAGCATCATCAGGATATAACACACAAAATATCACATTAAAAAACAACAATATCCTTGGAAACATGATAGTATCTGAACTTAGTGGACGTGTAAATAATATAAACATAACATCAAACAACATTACAGGTATTCTAGCATTTGGAGATAAGAAAAACCAAGTTATAACAAATATCTCAATAATAAACAATAGAATTATATCACAATTAAATTATACAGTTAAAACTACACAAAAATCAGCAAATATTACAATAAAAAACAATGCTTTATTTGCAAAAGATGTTTATGGTAATGATGCAGTGTTAAATGGTGCAAAAGAAAAAGAATCTATTATAATATTAAATAATATGCCTACAGCTAATAAAACAAATACGACATTAACATTAGACTCCTTTGAACCTGTAAAAATTAATAAAACATTTACAATTACTGGAAAATTAACAGATAACAATTCAAATGCTATAACAAATGCAAACATATTATTAATATTCAATGGTGTTGCTACTGTTGTAAAAACTAATAGTGAAGGAGTATACTCTCATGACTATGTGGTAGATAATTTTGAAGAAAATACTTTAATTGTTAGTGATTATGATAATGGTGCTCTAAATGCAACATATGTATCTGTGAAATTCAATGCAACAAAAATAAACACACAAATAACATTAAATCCAATAGAAACTCCTGTAATAAATTCTAATATGATAATTTCAGGAAAACTTGTAGATGTAGATGGAAATATAATACCAGATACTACTGTTGCATTAAATATTAATAATAATACATATGATCTTTTAGTAGATTCAAATGGAACTTTTGAATATGTATATAATGTAAATAGTATTGAAACAATTAACATTACTTTATCATATTCTGGAAATAATTCATATAATCCATCAGTTAATGCAACATCTGTTAATGTAAGAAAAATTAAAACTACAATAACTGTAACACCAATTAATGAATATATTGGTGAAAACATCACATTAACTGCTAATCTTCTTAATGAATATGGAAATCCAGTAACTGGTGGTAACATAGTCTTTAAGATTAATGGTAAAACATTAAGAACAGATGGAAAATTTAATAGTGACATGCCACCTATGAAGTTTTCAGTAGTAAATGGAATTGTAACATATACTTTAAATGCAGAGTCATATCTATGTAATGCTAGAAATATAACAGCAACTTATAGTGGATCTGGTATTTATGAGGAATCTAGATCTTCAGCAGTAGATATAAAACTTAATAAGAGAATTGCATTTGTAAATTTAACTCTAAATCCATCAGTTGCAAAACAAAATGATAATATTATATTTATGGTGTCAGTTAAAGATATAACACCTAATACAACAAATACAATTGTTAAAAATGGTAAAATGATCTTTAAAATAAATGGTAAAACATTAAAAGATGAAGATGGTAACATAATAATACTAAATGTAACTGAGGGTATGCTTAACTTTACATATAAAGTTCCACTAGGATTAGCAGCAACAGATAATGCTAATAATATAAGAAATTACATGGTAGAAGCAGTATATAGTAATAAAATATATACTTCCTATACTAAAGCTAATACAACTTTTACTTTAGAAAAATCAGATATATCATTTAATTATGATATTGTAACATATAATACAACAAGTAAAAAACTTTCAATAAAGGCAAATCTTACAGATTATATGGGTAATCTTGTTGTCGGTACTAATAAAATCTGTATAAAAGTTAATGAAAAATCAATAATGGATGAAAATAATCAAATAAAATACTTCATGATAAACAATGGACAAATAGATCTATCAGATATACAACTAACAAATAATATGGTAAATTCTATAACACTAGTAACTGGTCAAAGAGAAGCATACAACGAAGTAAGAAATACAACAACAATAATTGAAAATAAACCATGA